In Paenibacillus sonchi, the genomic stretch ATCTTTGCCAAGCCGCAGGCGGATGTTTTTCTTGCCGGACAGTTTGAGGCTTTTCATCAGTTCGCCCGAAACGTATACAACTCTTTGGGGCTGCTTGGTGAAATGCACATTGCAAAAAGTGAGACCCATTTATGAATCCTCCTTAGGAACCATTGATATATCATTTTCCCTATATAATGGAGCGGTCCAGCGGCGAACACTCGCACCCGCCGCAGATGTGAGCAGCAGATGCCGGGTATAGCGCAGCGGATTCTCGGCAGCGAGTCTAGCAGCCCGGCGGTCGCCCGTCAGCCGGAACACGGTGCGCCCTGGCTTGGAATTGGCTTCAAGCAGAAAGATTCTCCCGGCGGAATCAAGGCCGAAATCGAGACCCAGCTCTCCGAGTCTGCCGCAGGCTTCCTCCAGCAATGGAGGGAGATAAGCCGCTGCCCCGGACAGTTCCTGCAGCAGCTCCCTTCCAGACTCCCCATATTCTGCAAGCAGGAATGGCAGGGGAGCGACTGCAGTTCCTCCACCGTGCAGATTGGAGGTAAGGGAGCCGCGGCTGCCCAGCCGT encodes the following:
- a CDS encoding YheC/YheD family protein, with translation MLRRSRRAAGILPETRLYKNTRELGTMLAEREAGVFLKPRAGSHGKRTLHAVRLPRSQGGGINLRGRDGANHSFHHVFGTVDEGLGWIHDFIGLRRYIIQPYLQLTDSCGQPFDVRVLMQKNGRGVWMLTGMAVRLGSRGSLTSNLHGGGTAVAPLPFLLAEYGESGRELLQELSGAAAYLPPLLEEACGRLGELGLDFGLDSAGRIFLLEANSKPGRTVFRLTGDRRAARLAAENPLRYTRHLLLTSAAGASVRRWTAPLYRENDISMVPKEDS